A region from the Natronoarchaeum mannanilyticum genome encodes:
- a CDS encoding M48 family metallopeptidase — MKRRTGRLWLRMGAVFLAFLALNVLFVRTAIWFVTGFVFGVALLIAGTVPDFSGVTPPLWLVGALVALFIAAQYGYSRHQMAGALVDQSYDADLTAFATRRAQQLDVPAPSVYVAEYERPNSMIYGSRRSATIVLTRGLVESADESTLDAVVAHELGHLKNGDLWLMTTLNALPVLAKKLRGWASWLRGTIAGGDGGNGGSLFVLLVALMLGALAIVFRAASLLVFRLFSRYREYAADATAAELVGAPEQVAAALAELDEGHGPPDADARERAAELRQACFLPHGLGERTEDAGLDYDVSLQLDEDDSGFSGTDADDSSGMRWDRVDEIESRNEDQPMQRLERQRAESESPTTWVRERFLPDTHPSTADRIERVQSLRE, encoded by the coding sequence ATGAAACGCCGAACCGGACGACTCTGGCTCCGAATGGGCGCGGTATTTCTGGCGTTCCTGGCCCTCAACGTCCTGTTCGTTCGGACGGCGATCTGGTTCGTCACCGGCTTCGTTTTCGGCGTCGCGCTGCTGATCGCGGGGACCGTCCCCGACTTTTCGGGCGTGACCCCGCCGCTGTGGCTGGTCGGCGCCCTTGTCGCGCTCTTCATCGCCGCCCAGTACGGCTACAGTCGCCACCAAATGGCCGGAGCCCTCGTCGACCAGTCGTACGACGCCGACCTGACGGCGTTCGCGACCCGGCGCGCCCAGCAACTCGACGTTCCGGCGCCCTCGGTCTACGTGGCCGAGTACGAGCGTCCGAACAGCATGATCTACGGCTCCAGGCGGTCGGCGACGATCGTTCTCACGCGCGGGCTGGTCGAATCGGCAGACGAGTCGACGCTCGACGCCGTCGTCGCTCACGAACTCGGCCACCTCAAGAACGGCGACCTGTGGCTGATGACGACCCTGAACGCGCTGCCGGTTCTGGCGAAAAAGCTTCGCGGATGGGCATCCTGGCTCCGCGGCACAATCGCGGGCGGTGACGGTGGCAACGGGGGTTCGCTGTTCGTCCTCCTCGTCGCCCTGATGCTCGGCGCCCTCGCGATCGTGTTCCGGGCCGCCAGCCTGCTCGTCTTTCGGCTGTTTTCCCGATACCGCGAGTACGCCGCGGACGCGACCGCGGCCGAACTCGTCGGGGCGCCCGAGCAGGTCGCCGCCGCCCTCGCGGAGCTCGACGAGGGACACGGGCCGCCCGACGCCGACGCCAGGGAGCGCGCGGCCGAACTGCGGCAGGCCTGCTTCCTGCCCCACGGACTCGGCGAGCGGACCGAGGACGCCGGCCTCGACTACGACGTCTCCCTGCAGCTGGACGAGGACGACTCGGGCTTCTCGGGGACTGATGCGGACGATTCGTCCGGGATGAGATGGGATCGCGTCGACGAGATCGAGTCCAGAAACGAGGACCAGCCGATGCAGCGCCTCGAACGACAGCGAGCCGAGTCCGAGTCACCGACGACGTGGGTCCGCGAACGGTTCCTTCCGGACACGCACCCGTCCACCGCCGATCGGATCGAACGGGTCCAGTCCCTGCGCGAGTAG
- a CDS encoding ATP-dependent DNA helicase, with the protein METAELENVPPEFVEYLRAEGIEELYPPQAEAVEAGVTAGENVVASVPTASGKTLIAQLGMLSTIERGGRALYIVPLRALASEKKAEFEAFEDFGVSVGVSTGNYEASGEWLAEKDIVVATSEKVDSLVRNGAPWIEDVDCVVSDEVHLIDDASRGPTLEVTLAKLRQLNPSLQTVALSATVGNADEIADWLDADLVDSTWRPIDLKKGVHYGDALHLDDGTQRELPTRKNEKQTAAIVRDTLEDGGSSLVFVNSRRNAEAAAERLADTVEPSLSPEEKAELREIAAEIRDVSDTETSDDLADCVERGGAFHHAGLAAEHRSLVEDAFRDRLLKVVSATPTLAAGVNTPSRRVIVRDWRRYDGTAGGMQPLDVLEVHQMMGRAGRPGRDPYGEAVLLAKSHEELDELFDRYVYADPEPVRSKLAAEPALRTHVLATIASGFARSREELLGFLSETLHASQADDPERLEQVADNVIEYLERNEFIEREGEGELSATGLGHTVSRLYLDPMSAAEIVDGLRDIEDGEKPTAMGLYHLVARTPDMYELYLKSGDREEYTEVAYERENEFLGAMPSEFEDVRFEDWLSALKTAEMLEDWAEEIDEDRITAKYGVGPGDVRGKTDTAEWLLNAAEQLAAELDLGVSPSIREARKRVEDGIKEELLELAGVRNVGRKRARRLFDAGIENRADLREADKSVVLGALRGRRKTAETVLENAGRQDPSLEGVNADKSAEAAAADGSSGNEGDAASNGEEGDEASADADQASLGDF; encoded by the coding sequence ATGGAGACCGCGGAGCTGGAGAACGTCCCTCCCGAGTTCGTCGAGTACCTGCGGGCGGAGGGGATCGAGGAACTGTACCCGCCCCAGGCCGAGGCGGTCGAGGCGGGCGTCACGGCGGGCGAGAACGTGGTCGCGAGCGTGCCGACCGCCAGCGGGAAGACGCTGATCGCCCAGCTCGGGATGCTCTCGACGATCGAGCGCGGCGGGCGGGCGCTGTACATCGTCCCGCTGCGTGCGCTGGCGAGCGAGAAGAAGGCCGAGTTCGAGGCGTTCGAGGACTTTGGCGTCTCGGTGGGCGTCTCGACGGGCAACTACGAGGCCTCCGGCGAGTGGCTCGCCGAGAAGGACATCGTCGTCGCGACCAGCGAGAAGGTCGACTCCCTCGTGCGGAACGGCGCGCCCTGGATCGAGGACGTCGACTGCGTCGTGAGCGACGAGGTCCACCTGATCGACGACGCTTCGCGCGGGCCGACGCTGGAGGTGACGCTGGCGAAGCTGCGCCAGCTCAACCCATCCTTGCAGACTGTCGCGCTGTCGGCCACGGTCGGCAACGCCGACGAGATCGCCGACTGGCTCGACGCCGATCTGGTCGACTCGACGTGGCGCCCGATCGACCTGAAGAAGGGCGTCCACTACGGCGACGCCCTGCACCTGGACGACGGGACCCAGCGCGAGCTGCCGACCCGCAAGAACGAGAAGCAGACCGCCGCTATCGTGCGGGACACCCTGGAGGACGGCGGCTCGTCGCTGGTGTTCGTCAACTCCCGGCGCAACGCCGAGGCCGCGGCCGAACGCCTCGCCGACACCGTCGAGCCGAGCCTCTCGCCGGAGGAGAAAGCGGAGTTACGCGAGATCGCCGCCGAGATCCGCGACGTCTCGGACACCGAGACGAGCGATGATCTGGCCGACTGCGTCGAGCGCGGCGGCGCCTTCCACCACGCCGGGCTGGCGGCTGAGCACCGCTCGCTCGTCGAGGACGCGTTCCGCGATCGTCTGCTGAAGGTCGTCAGCGCGACGCCGACGCTCGCGGCGGGCGTCAACACGCCAAGCCGGCGGGTGATCGTTCGCGACTGGCGGCGCTACGACGGCACCGCCGGCGGGATGCAGCCCCTCGACGTGCTGGAGGTCCACCAGATGATGGGCCGGGCGGGGCGCCCGGGCCGAGACCCCTACGGCGAGGCCGTGCTGCTCGCCAAGAGCCACGAGGAGCTCGACGAGCTGTTCGACCGGTACGTGTACGCCGATCCCGAGCCGGTGCGCTCGAAGCTGGCCGCCGAGCCGGCGCTGCGGACGCACGTGCTGGCGACGATCGCCAGCGGGTTCGCCCGGTCGCGAGAGGAGCTGCTCGGATTCCTCTCGGAGACGCTCCACGCCAGCCAGGCCGACGATCCCGAACGGCTGGAGCAAGTCGCCGACAACGTGATCGAGTACCTGGAACGGAACGAGTTCATCGAACGTGAGGGGGAAGGCGAGCTCTCCGCGACCGGCCTCGGGCACACCGTCTCCCGGCTCTACCTCGACCCGATGAGCGCCGCCGAGATCGTCGACGGGCTGCGCGACATTGAGGATGGCGAGAAACCCACCGCGATGGGCCTGTACCACCTCGTCGCGCGGACGCCGGACATGTACGAGCTGTACCTGAAATCCGGCGACCGCGAGGAGTACACCGAGGTCGCCTACGAGCGCGAAAACGAATTTCTCGGGGCGATGCCCAGCGAGTTCGAGGACGTGCGCTTCGAGGACTGGCTCTCGGCGCTCAAGACCGCCGAGATGCTCGAAGACTGGGCCGAGGAAATCGACGAGGACCGCATCACCGCGAAGTACGGCGTCGGCCCGGGCGACGTCCGCGGGAAGACCGACACCGCCGAGTGGCTGCTCAACGCCGCCGAGCAGCTCGCCGCCGAGCTCGATCTCGGCGTCTCGCCGTCGATCCGCGAGGCGCGCAAGCGCGTCGAGGACGGCATCAAAGAGGAGCTGCTGGAACTCGCGGGCGTCCGGAACGTCGGCCGCAAGCGCGCCCGGCGCCTGTTCGACGCCGGCATCGAGAATCGCGCCGACCTCCGGGAGGCCGACAAGTCGGTCGTGCTCGGCGCGCTGCGCGGGCGCCGGAAGACCGCCGAGACGGTCCTGGAGAACGCCGGTCGACAGGACCCCTCGCTAGAGGGCGTGAACGCCGACAAGAGCGCAGAGGCCGCGGCGGCCGACGGCTCCAGCGGAAACGAAGGGGACGCGGCGTCGAACGGCGAGGAGGGCGACGAAGCGAGCGCGGACGCCGACCAGGCGAGCCTGGGTGACTTCTGA
- a CDS encoding cytochrome P450: MTSSRSAAPPGPDGMPILGNTREYVQDPLAFFENLAREYGPVAEYVLGGEQFVQVSDPALVRRVLVDDNDSFVKGERFMDTLKPVLGDGLLTSEGETWRTQRHTVEPSFYPEMLESYATEMTDVTERALAEWTPGERRDVHEDMMSLTVEIAAQALFDVDIRAQEEAIGDALEAVMDRAASSIRRPVDVPLWVPTPGNRRFNAALDDLHAVAERIIDQHERGGGDAGDVVSLLLAADEDLPRERIRDEVVTILLAGHETTALALTYALHLLSENPEKREKLQAELDDVLGGRTPTVSDLDELTYTEQVVEETMRIYPPVYDIIREADEDVEMAGYRIPEGRTVSFQQWVLHRDPRFYDDPERFRPERWTDELREELPPFAYFPFGGGPRRCIGDRFAMLEARLVLATICQDWNVESTVENLGFRPSITLRPDGPVEMVPERR, encoded by the coding sequence ATGACCAGCTCCCGGTCCGCCGCCCCGCCCGGCCCCGACGGGATGCCGATTCTGGGCAACACCCGCGAGTACGTGCAGGATCCGCTGGCCTTTTTCGAGAATCTGGCCCGCGAGTACGGCCCCGTCGCCGAGTACGTGCTCGGCGGCGAGCAGTTCGTGCAGGTGAGCGATCCTGCGCTCGTCCGGCGCGTGCTCGTCGACGACAACGACTCGTTCGTCAAGGGCGAGCGGTTCATGGACACGCTCAAGCCTGTGCTCGGCGACGGGCTGCTGACCAGCGAGGGCGAGACCTGGCGCACGCAGCGCCACACCGTCGAACCCTCCTTTTATCCCGAGATGCTGGAGTCGTACGCGACGGAGATGACCGACGTCACCGAGCGCGCGCTCGCGGAGTGGACGCCCGGCGAGCGGCGGGACGTCCACGAGGACATGATGAGTCTGACTGTCGAGATCGCCGCGCAGGCGCTGTTCGACGTCGACATCCGAGCCCAAGAGGAGGCGATCGGCGACGCGCTGGAAGCCGTGATGGATCGGGCGGCGTCGTCGATCCGGCGGCCGGTCGACGTGCCGCTGTGGGTGCCGACGCCGGGGAACCGGCGGTTCAACGCGGCGCTGGACGATCTCCACGCCGTCGCGGAACGGATCATCGACCAACACGAGCGGGGTGGTGGCGACGCCGGCGACGTCGTCTCGCTCCTGCTCGCCGCCGACGAGGACCTCCCGCGCGAGCGGATCCGCGACGAGGTCGTGACGATCCTGCTGGCGGGCCACGAGACCACCGCGCTGGCGCTGACCTACGCGTTGCACCTGCTCTCGGAGAACCCCGAGAAGCGCGAGAAACTGCAGGCCGAACTGGACGACGTGCTGGGCGGCCGGACGCCGACGGTCAGCGACCTCGACGAGTTGACCTACACCGAGCAGGTCGTCGAGGAGACGATGCGGATCTACCCGCCGGTGTACGACATCATCCGCGAGGCCGACGAGGACGTCGAGATGGCGGGTTACCGGATCCCCGAGGGCCGGACCGTCTCGTTCCAGCAGTGGGTGCTCCACCGGGATCCGCGCTTTTACGACGATCCCGAGCGGTTCCGGCCGGAGCGCTGGACCGACGAGCTGCGCGAGGAGCTACCCCCATTTGCATACTTCCCGTTCGGCGGCGGGCCGCGGCGCTGCATCGGCGACCGGTTCGCGATGCTGGAGGCGCGACTGGTGCTGGCGACGATCTGTCAGGACTGGAACGTCGAATCGACCGTCGAGAACCTCGGCTTCAGGCCGTCGATCACGCTGCGACCGGACGGGCCGGTCGAGATGGTGCCCGAGCGGCGATAA
- a CDS encoding ferredoxin: MKVEFDRDTCIGMFQCVAEWDAFEKDSDAGKADLAGSEEAEDDVFVREVPDGAELDAKFAARSCPVDAIAIYDDDGEQLIP; the protein is encoded by the coding sequence ATGAAAGTTGAGTTCGACCGCGACACCTGCATCGGAATGTTCCAGTGCGTCGCCGAGTGGGACGCCTTCGAGAAAGACTCGGACGCCGGGAAGGCCGACCTCGCGGGCAGTGAGGAGGCAGAGGACGACGTGTTCGTCCGCGAGGTGCCCGACGGCGCAGAACTCGACGCGAAGTTCGCCGCCCGCTCCTGTCCGGTCGACGCCATCGCGATCTACGACGACGACGGCGAGCAGCTGATTCCCTGA
- the msrA gene encoding peptide-methionine (S)-S-oxide reductase MsrA has protein sequence MTEQLERATFGGGCFWCVEAALKPLDGVERVTSGYAGGHAENPSYKEVCRGSTGHAEVVQVAYDPDEISYPDLLEVFFTIHDPTTEDREGPDIGSQYRSIVLYHDDDQREIVEAFVVELEESGAYDDPIVTEIEPLEEFYEAEERHQDYFEKNPQDAYCRMHAAPKVEKVREQFTDQLVQ, from the coding sequence ATGACAGAGCAACTCGAACGCGCGACGTTCGGCGGCGGCTGCTTCTGGTGCGTCGAAGCCGCGCTCAAGCCGCTCGACGGCGTCGAGCGCGTCACGTCGGGCTACGCCGGCGGCCACGCCGAGAACCCGAGCTATAAGGAAGTCTGCCGGGGTTCGACCGGCCACGCCGAAGTGGTGCAGGTCGCCTACGACCCCGACGAGATCAGCTACCCGGACCTGCTGGAGGTCTTCTTCACGATCCACGACCCGACCACCGAGGATCGCGAGGGCCCCGACATCGGCTCGCAGTACCGCTCGATCGTGCTGTACCACGACGACGACCAGCGCGAGATCGTCGAGGCGTTCGTCGTCGAACTTGAGGAGTCGGGCGCGTACGACGACCCGATCGTCACCGAGATCGAGCCCCTCGAGGAGTTCTACGAGGCCGAGGAGCGCCACCAAGACTACTTCGAGAAGAACCCCCAGGACGCCTACTGCCGGATGCACGCCGCGCCGAAGGTCGAAAAAGTCCGCGAGCAGTTCACCGATCAGCTGGTGCAGTAG
- a CDS encoding Sjogren's syndrome/scleroderma autoantigen 1 family protein, giving the protein MSEFDEEAEREKLREKYGEDDADREATQRMSQLLLQGATMTNRHCDRCGDPIFRQNDQEFCPTCNAEAQAAEAQTGDAEAQAAEADTQAGDADAQAPDANAQAVNPGNQGADADTNAGETQPTETQSAAGDAQSADADARSADAQRPPAGRQPPDAQSGRAAAPERPEFQASRTPPTDNAAAAADSNAASRGAGSSDHQSSASAGDLADADAALVKTLNKFASAAVRTDDPRRAKEHLEAAREAAEALDALRR; this is encoded by the coding sequence ATGAGCGAGTTCGACGAGGAAGCAGAGCGGGAGAAGCTCCGCGAGAAGTACGGCGAGGACGACGCCGACCGAGAGGCGACCCAGCGCATGAGCCAGCTACTCCTGCAGGGCGCGACGATGACGAACCGCCACTGCGACCGCTGCGGCGACCCGATCTTCCGGCAGAACGACCAGGAGTTCTGCCCGACCTGCAACGCCGAGGCGCAGGCGGCCGAAGCACAGACGGGCGACGCCGAGGCCCAGGCGGCCGAAGCCGACACACAGGCGGGTGACGCCGACGCACAGGCGCCCGATGCAAACGCACAGGCGGTTAACCCCGGAAATCAGGGTGCGGACGCCGATACGAACGCTGGCGAGACCCAGCCGACCGAGACGCAGTCCGCCGCTGGCGACGCCCAGTCCGCCGACGCCGACGCTCGGTCAGCGGACGCCCAGCGTCCACCCGCCGGGCGTCAGCCGCCCGACGCTCAGTCTGGACGCGCCGCGGCGCCGGAACGCCCCGAATTCCAGGCGTCCCGAACGCCGCCGACCGACAACGCCGCGGCCGCTGCCGACTCGAACGCGGCATCACGCGGTGCCGGCAGCTCCGACCACCAGTCGTCGGCGTCCGCCGGCGATCTCGCCGACGCGGACGCGGCGCTCGTGAAGACGTTGAACAAATTCGCGAGCGCGGCCGTGCGAACCGACGATCCGCGACGGGCGAAAGAACACCTCGAAGCCGCTCGCGAGGCAGCCGAGGCGCTCGACGCGCTCCGGCGGTGA
- the mdh gene encoding malate dehydrogenase, with the protein MTKVSVVGAAGTVGAAAGYNIALRDVADEIVFVDIPDKEADTVGQAADANHGVAYDSNTTIRQGGYEDTAGSDVVVITAGIPRQPGQTRIDLAGDNAPIMEDIGSSLAEHNDDEFVTITTSNPVDLLNRHLYETGERAREKVIGFGGRLDSARFRYVLAERFDAPVRNVEATILGEHGDAQVPVFSKVRVDGTDPDFSDDEKSEILDELKQSAMNVIEKKGATEWGPATGVGHMVEAVLRDTGEVLPGSIKLDGEFGHDDVALGVPVKLGSDGVEEVVEWDLDNFEREQLGEAADKLSEQYEKIE; encoded by the coding sequence ATGACGAAAGTTAGCGTGGTCGGTGCGGCCGGAACGGTCGGCGCCGCGGCGGGGTACAACATCGCGCTCCGGGACGTCGCGGACGAGATCGTGTTCGTCGACATCCCCGACAAGGAGGCCGACACGGTCGGCCAGGCCGCCGACGCGAACCACGGCGTCGCCTACGACTCGAACACGACGATCCGGCAGGGCGGCTACGAGGACACCGCCGGGTCGGACGTCGTCGTCATCACGGCGGGGATCCCGCGCCAGCCCGGCCAGACCCGGATCGATCTGGCGGGCGACAACGCGCCGATCATGGAGGACATCGGCTCGTCGCTGGCCGAGCACAACGACGACGAGTTCGTGACGATCACGACCTCGAACCCGGTCGACCTCCTCAATCGGCACCTCTACGAGACGGGCGAGCGCGCACGCGAGAAGGTGATCGGCTTCGGCGGCCGTCTGGACTCCGCGCGATTCCGCTACGTTCTCGCCGAGCGCTTCGACGCGCCGGTGCGGAACGTCGAGGCGACGATCCTCGGCGAGCACGGCGACGCGCAGGTGCCGGTGTTCTCGAAGGTCCGCGTCGACGGGACGGATCCAGACTTTTCGGACGACGAGAAATCGGAGATCCTCGACGAGCTCAAGCAGAGCGCGATGAACGTCATCGAGAAGAAAGGCGCCACCGAGTGGGGCCCCGCGACCGGCGTCGGTCACATGGTCGAGGCCGTGCTGCGAGATACCGGCGAGGTGCTGCCCGGCTCGATCAAACTCGACGGCGAGTTCGGCCACGACGACGTGGCGCTGGGCGTACCCGTCAAGCTGGGCAGTGACGGCGTCGAGGAGGTCGTCGAGTGGGACCTCGACAACTTCGAGCGCGAGCAACTCGGCGAAGCCGCCGACAAGCTCTCCGAGCAGTACGAGAAGATCGAGTGA
- a CDS encoding DEAD/DEAH box helicase has product MAATDGETQYVDHPLLAPNFLERRLYQLQLAGTATDHHTLVCLPTGLGKTTVSLLVTANRLQDVGGKALFLAPTKPLVQQHADFYREALEIPDEDIVVFTGEVSPDDRAELWESARIVIATPQVVENDLVGGRVSLRDVTHLTFDECHRATGDYAYNYIAERYHADAADPLVTGMSASPGGDEEEILEVCENLGIDEVEVMTEADADVDEYTHDTDVEWERVELPETITDIRDALNDVIEDRLEKLNELGVTNKRSADLSENDLQSMRAELQKLMNNDQSEGYEGMSVHAEIRKLRTAVTYVETQSVEALARYFERLRNAARSSGASKADQRLVSDPRVRTAMQDCASYDELHPKFSRTRVLLAQTLGIEEGERVIVFTESRDTAEILTEFLSESFDARRFVGQGDREGSDGMTQKQQQETLDDFRSGEFEVLVSTSVAEEGLDVPEVDLVLFYEPVPTAIRSIQRKGRTGRQAEGRVVVLLAEDTRDEAYFWISRRREQQMEDELRELKGLTDEIEEELDDSQQQLGDFEGGAGGGSRSSSTAKSAADGGENDVQPGLADFTGADDESGSDETDGDDAAAASASDSEDATVATAEPDEHGTIEIVADQRELDANIVRELSKREDVQTRLETLEVGDYVLSDRVAVERKAVDDFLDTLTGGDRSLFEQVGDMSRHYSRPVVVLEGEGLYEKRDVHPNAIRGALSSLIVDFGVSVLRTEDEDDTRELLAVIAGREQENEDREVSIHGEKQSKTLSEQQEYVVASIADVGPVTARSLLSEFGTVEAVMTARKKDLLEAEGVGEVTADRIRDVIGSEYVPDGR; this is encoded by the coding sequence ATGGCCGCCACGGACGGAGAAACGCAGTACGTGGACCACCCGCTGCTCGCGCCGAACTTTCTCGAGCGGCGCCTCTACCAGCTCCAGCTGGCCGGCACGGCGACGGACCACCACACGCTGGTCTGCCTGCCGACCGGGCTGGGCAAGACGACGGTGAGCCTGCTGGTGACCGCCAACAGGTTACAGGACGTCGGCGGGAAGGCGCTCTTTCTGGCGCCGACGAAGCCGCTGGTCCAGCAGCACGCCGACTTCTACCGCGAAGCGCTCGAAATTCCGGACGAGGACATCGTCGTGTTCACGGGCGAGGTCAGCCCCGACGACCGGGCCGAGTTGTGGGAGTCGGCGCGGATCGTCATCGCGACGCCGCAGGTCGTCGAGAACGACCTCGTCGGCGGGCGAGTGAGCCTCCGGGACGTCACCCACCTCACCTTCGACGAGTGCCACCGCGCGACCGGCGACTACGCGTACAACTACATCGCCGAGCGCTACCACGCCGACGCCGCCGACCCCCTCGTGACGGGGATGTCGGCGTCGCCCGGCGGCGACGAGGAGGAGATTCTCGAAGTCTGCGAGAATCTCGGCATCGACGAGGTCGAGGTGATGACCGAGGCCGACGCCGACGTCGACGAGTACACCCACGACACCGACGTCGAGTGGGAGCGCGTCGAGCTGCCCGAGACGATCACCGACATCCGGGACGCGCTGAACGACGTGATCGAGGACAGGTTAGAGAAACTCAACGAGCTGGGCGTGACCAACAAGCGCAGCGCCGACCTCTCGGAGAACGACCTCCAGTCGATGCGCGCCGAGCTCCAGAAGCTGATGAACAACGACCAGTCCGAGGGGTACGAGGGGATGTCGGTCCACGCCGAGATTCGCAAGCTCCGGACCGCCGTCACCTACGTCGAGACCCAGAGCGTCGAGGCGCTCGCCCGGTACTTCGAGCGCCTGCGCAACGCCGCCCGGTCCTCGGGCGCGTCGAAGGCCGATCAGCGTCTGGTCTCGGATCCCCGAGTTCGGACGGCGATGCAGGACTGCGCGTCCTACGACGAGCTCCACCCGAAGTTCTCCCGGACGCGCGTGCTGCTCGCCCAGACGCTCGGCATCGAGGAGGGCGAGCGCGTGATCGTGTTCACCGAATCGCGGGACACCGCCGAGATCCTCACCGAGTTCCTCTCGGAGAGCTTCGACGCCCGCCGGTTCGTCGGCCAGGGCGACCGCGAGGGCAGCGACGGGATGACCCAGAAGCAACAGCAAGAGACCCTCGACGACTTCCGGAGCGGGGAGTTCGAGGTGCTGGTCTCCACGTCGGTCGCCGAGGAGGGCCTGGACGTCCCCGAGGTCGACCTCGTCCTGTTCTACGAGCCCGTCCCGACGGCGATCCGGTCGATCCAGCGCAAAGGGCGAACGGGCCGGCAGGCCGAGGGGCGCGTCGTCGTCCTGCTCGCCGAGGACACCCGTGACGAGGCGTACTTCTGGATCTCGCGCCGGCGCGAGCAGCAGATGGAAGACGAGCTCCGGGAGCTCAAGGGGCTCACCGACGAGATCGAGGAGGAGCTCGACGACAGCCAGCAACAGCTCGGCGATTTCGAAGGCGGGGCTGGCGGCGGCAGTAGGTCGTCGAGCACCGCGAAATCGGCCGCCGACGGCGGCGAGAACGACGTCCAGCCCGGGCTGGCGGATTTCACCGGCGCGGACGACGAATCGGGCTCGGACGAGACGGATGGCGACGACGCCGCGGCGGCATCGGCGTCGGACAGCGAGGACGCCACCGTCGCGACCGCCGAACCGGACGAGCACGGCACGATCGAGATCGTCGCCGACCAGCGCGAGCTCGACGCCAACATCGTCCGGGAGCTCTCGAAGCGCGAGGACGTCCAGACCAGACTGGAGACCCTGGAAGTCGGCGACTACGTGCTGTCCGATCGCGTCGCGGTCGAGCGCAAGGCCGTCGACGACTTCCTCGACACGCTGACCGGCGGCGACCGGTCGCTGTTCGAACAGGTCGGCGACATGAGCCGGCACTACTCCCGGCCGGTCGTCGTGCTGGAGGGCGAGGGGCTGTACGAGAAGCGCGACGTCCACCCGAACGCGATCCGAGGCGCCTTATCGAGCCTGATCGTCGACTTCGGCGTCAGCGTGCTCCGGACCGAGGACGAGGACGACACCCGCGAACTGCTGGCGGTAATCGCCGGGCGCGAGCAGGAGAACGAGGACCGCGAGGTGTCGATCCACGGCGAGAAGCAGTCCAAAACGCTGTCGGAACAGCAGGAGTACGTGGTGGCGTCGATCGCGGACGTGGGGCCCGTCACGGCCCGCTCGCTGCTCTCGGAGTTCGGCACCGTCGAGGCGGTGATGACCGCCCGGAAGAAGGACCTGCTGGAGGCCGAGGGCGTCGGCGAGGTGACAGCGGATCGAATCCGCGACGTGATCGGCAGCGAGTACGTTCCGGACGGCCGGTAG
- a CDS encoding GNAT family N-acetyltransferase, with amino-acid sequence MTDENVSKDPTIRRYKPGDEDRIADVIEIAHREADAWVGDMDGELDEDLDAIGEGYFPEGEFLVAEIDGRIVGSIAFHSPGEILRAFYDEFGAAAAQIKRFSVAPDYQRRGVGRALYDELERRAREDGIETFVLHTTDRQDAAQRFYEDAGFERVVRERVDDFETPFDLLVYRAEL; translated from the coding sequence GTGACGGACGAGAACGTCAGCAAGGACCCGACGATCCGCCGGTACAAGCCCGGCGACGAGGATCGGATCGCCGACGTGATCGAAATCGCCCATCGCGAGGCCGACGCGTGGGTCGGCGACATGGACGGGGAACTCGACGAGGATCTCGACGCGATCGGCGAGGGGTACTTTCCCGAGGGGGAGTTCCTCGTCGCCGAGATCGATGGGCGAATCGTCGGGTCGATCGCGTTCCACTCGCCGGGCGAGATCCTACGCGCGTTCTACGACGAGTTCGGCGCCGCCGCGGCGCAGATCAAGCGGTTCAGCGTCGCCCCCGACTACCAGCGCCGCGGCGTGGGGCGGGCGCTGTACGACGAGCTGGAGCGTCGGGCTCGCGAGGACGGCATCGAGACGTTCGTTCTCCACACGACCGACCGGCAGGACGCCGCGCAACGGTTCTACGAGGACGCCGGGTTCGAGCGGGTCGTCCGCGAGCGCGTCGACGACTTCGAGACGCCGTTCGACCTGCTCGTCTACCGGGCTGAGCTCTGA